The nucleotide sequence CCAACTCCATGCGCTCGGCATGCGCGTGCTCTGCCTGAAACGCAATCCGGAGGATCGCATCCACCACGGCAACAACCCCTTCCCCGGCACCGGCGATCCGACCGGCAAGATTCCCGCCGCATGGTATGCCCCGGAGCAACTCACGGAGTTCCTGCCCCAGTGCGACCTCGTTGTGGTGACCGTGCCCAGCACCCCGCAAACCGCCGGATTCCTCGGGGCCGACGAGCTTCAACAGATGAAAAAAGGCGCTCACCTGATCCTGATCTCCCGCGGCGGCATCGTGGATGAAGCCGCCCTGGCCGCATCGCTGCACGCCGGCCATCTCGGCGGCGCGGCCGTCGATTGTTTTGTGCGGGAACCGTTGCAGTCCGATCACCCGTTTTTCGACGTGCCCCATCTCATCATGACGCCGCACATGTCCGGCGTCTTCTCCGACTACTGGCCCGTGCTGTTCAAGCTCCTCGAACAAAACCTCCCCCTCTTCCTCTCCGACCAACCATTGCTCAACGAAGTCAGCCGCACCCACGGCTACTGATTCCCTTTTAACCACCACCATGATTCTCGATTCTCTCGCCCATTGGGGCCAATACCGCTGGCTCTCGCCCCACTTTC is from Synoicihabitans lomoniglobus and encodes:
- a CDS encoding D-2-hydroxyacid dehydrogenase; this encodes MKIHFNMAFALTPDQRTALQQIAPGCEIVHTSEPNPDLLDGHDVDVLVTEPVPRDLAQWPALRWVQLLSAGSNHLQGHPIWGTDIAVTNASGTHGVPIAQYITATWLMMMHRMPELLAFKPSRIWPDRAALSGRVVRDLTVGIIGYGGIGRESARQLHALGMRVLCLKRNPEDRIHHGNNPFPGTGDPTGKIPAAWYAPEQLTEFLPQCDLVVVTVPSTPQTAGFLGADELQQMKKGAHLILISRGGIVDEAALAASLHAGHLGGAAVDCFVREPLQSDHPFFDVPHLIMTPHMSGVFSDYWPVLFKLLEQNLPLFLSDQPLLNEVSRTHGY